Proteins found in one Mucilaginibacter gracilis genomic segment:
- a CDS encoding valine--tRNA ligase, whose product MSISKTYKPKQAEDKWYSYWMENGFFRSVPDEREPYTIVIPPPNVTGVLHMGHMLNNTIQDVLIRRARMKGKNACWVPGTDHASIATEAKVVAMLKEKGINKKDLTRDEFLGYAWEWKEKYGGIILEQLKKLGASCDWERTRFTMDPDLSEAVLDTFIHLYKKGWIYRGVRMVNWDPQGKTAVSDEEVIRKEVNQKLYYINYRVKNQESGIQTEVFLTIATTRPETIMADAAICVNPNDERYTHLHGATVYIPLINREIPVILDEYVTMDFGTGCLKVTPAHDLNDYELGIKHNLPVIDILNDDGTLNEKATILVGEDRFAARKKIAVLLEEAGALSKVEEYKSQVGYSERTNAVIEPKLSMQWFCKMEEMAQPALDYVLKGDIKLIPEKFTNTYRHWMENVKDWCISRQLWWGQQIPAWYLPNGQHVVAKTVEEALIEAQKLTQDSGLQAQDLRQDEDVVDTWFSSWLWPISVFDGFKDPNNEEINYYYPTNDLVTAPEILFFWVARMIMAGHEFRGEIPFKNVYLTGIVRDKLGRKMSKSLGNSPDPLDLIDKHGADGVRVGMLLSSPAGNDLMFDEDHCKQGAGFVNKIWNAFNLIKGWEVDDSLPNTNATTIAWFKSRFHSSLRDIDEQFSQYRLSEALMTTYKLVWDDFCAWYLEMIKPAYQQGLEKQKINRETYQATISFFEDILKILHPFTPFITEELWHDELFGARTAKDCCIVALLPVIGEIDTRLVNEMEAVKQVISEIRNVRNAKQIPKDKLPLAIKVNSGINYSAYLPIINKLGILEEISFTEAKIPGAATFMVGTDEFYIALQQNIDVDAEKKRLADELVYLQGFLKSIEAKLQNERFMQNAKPEVINNELKKKADAETKINIIEESLMAIGA is encoded by the coding sequence ATGAGTATTTCTAAAACATATAAGCCCAAGCAAGCAGAAGATAAGTGGTACAGTTACTGGATGGAAAACGGATTTTTTAGGTCGGTGCCTGACGAACGCGAACCCTACACCATTGTTATACCCCCGCCAAATGTTACCGGCGTTTTGCACATGGGCCATATGCTTAACAATACCATACAGGATGTGCTGATACGCCGTGCCCGCATGAAAGGCAAAAACGCCTGTTGGGTTCCCGGCACCGACCATGCCAGCATTGCCACCGAAGCAAAGGTTGTAGCCATGCTGAAAGAAAAAGGCATTAATAAAAAAGACCTGACCCGCGACGAATTTTTAGGCTACGCCTGGGAATGGAAAGAAAAATACGGCGGTATTATACTGGAGCAGCTAAAAAAGTTAGGTGCATCGTGCGATTGGGAGCGCACCCGGTTCACCATGGATCCCGATTTAAGCGAGGCTGTGTTAGATACCTTTATTCACCTTTACAAAAAAGGCTGGATATACCGTGGTGTACGCATGGTAAACTGGGACCCGCAAGGAAAAACAGCCGTTAGCGATGAGGAGGTTATCCGTAAAGAGGTTAATCAAAAACTATATTATATAAATTATAGAGTCAAGAATCAGGAATCAGGAATCCAGACTGAGGTTTTTTTAACTATCGCAACCACAAGGCCCGAAACTATAATGGCCGATGCGGCGATATGCGTGAATCCGAATGATGAAAGATATACACACCTGCATGGTGCAACTGTTTATATACCGCTAATTAACCGCGAAATACCGGTTATTTTAGACGAGTACGTGACAATGGATTTTGGTACCGGCTGTTTGAAGGTTACACCTGCACATGATTTGAATGACTATGAATTAGGTATTAAACACAACCTGCCCGTTATTGATATTTTGAACGATGATGGTACCCTGAATGAAAAAGCCACCATTTTAGTTGGCGAAGACAGGTTTGCTGCCCGGAAAAAAATAGCTGTGTTGCTTGAAGAAGCAGGTGCACTGAGTAAGGTTGAAGAATATAAATCGCAGGTTGGGTATTCGGAGCGTACCAATGCGGTTATTGAGCCCAAGCTATCTATGCAATGGTTTTGCAAGATGGAAGAAATGGCGCAACCTGCTTTAGATTATGTGCTGAAGGGCGATATTAAATTGATTCCCGAAAAGTTCACCAACACGTATCGCCATTGGATGGAGAACGTTAAAGATTGGTGCATTAGCCGCCAGTTATGGTGGGGGCAGCAAATACCAGCCTGGTATTTACCCAACGGGCAGCATGTTGTTGCTAAAACTGTTGAAGAAGCATTAATAGAGGCGCAAAAACTGACTCAAGACTCAGGACTCCAGGCTCAAGACCTGCGTCAGGACGAGGACGTTGTTGATACCTGGTTTTCATCATGGTTATGGCCTATATCGGTATTCGACGGTTTTAAGGACCCAAATAACGAGGAGATAAACTATTATTACCCTACCAATGATTTGGTTACCGCGCCCGAAATTTTGTTTTTTTGGGTAGCAAGGATGATTATGGCCGGGCACGAGTTTAGGGGAGAGATACCGTTTAAAAACGTTTACCTAACCGGTATCGTTCGCGATAAGCTGGGCCGTAAAATGTCGAAATCGCTAGGCAACTCGCCCGATCCTCTGGATTTGATTGATAAACATGGTGCCGACGGTGTTAGGGTAGGGATGTTGTTATCATCTCCGGCAGGTAACGATTTAATGTTTGATGAGGATCACTGCAAGCAGGGTGCGGGCTTCGTAAATAAAATATGGAATGCCTTTAACCTGATTAAAGGCTGGGAGGTTGACGATAGTTTACCTAACACCAATGCTACTACCATAGCATGGTTTAAGAGCCGTTTCCATTCATCGTTGCGGGATATTGACGAACAGTTTAGTCAATATCGCCTGTCGGAAGCGTTAATGACAACCTATAAACTGGTATGGGACGATTTTTGCGCCTGGTACCTTGAAATGATAAAGCCTGCGTATCAGCAAGGCCTCGAAAAGCAGAAAATAAACAGAGAAACCTACCAAGCTACGATTAGCTTTTTTGAGGACATATTAAAAATACTGCACCCCTTTACACCCTTTATTACCGAAGAGCTTTGGCACGACGAGTTGTTTGGTGCAAGAACTGCTAAAGATTGTTGCATTGTTGCTTTATTGCCTGTTATTGGGGAAATTGATACTCGTTTGGTAAACGAGATGGAGGCTGTAAAACAAGTAATTTCGGAAATTAGAAATGTGCGCAATGCTAAACAAATACCTAAAGACAAGTTGCCCTTGGCTATCAAGGTAAATTCGGGCATTAACTATAGTGCGTATTTGCCCATCATAAATAAACTTGGCATTTTAGAAGAAATTAGTTTTACAGAGGCTAAAATACCCGGAGCTGCTACCTTTATGGTGGGTACCGACGAGTTTTATATTGCGCTACAGCAAAATATTGATGTTGACGCCGAAAAGAAACGCCTGGCCGACGAATTAGTTTATTTGCAAGGCTTTTTAAAATCAATTGAAGCAAAGTTGCAAAACGAACGTTTTATGCAAAACGCCAAGCCGGAGGTAATTAATAACGAATTGAAGAAAAAGGCCGATGCCGAAACCAAGATTAATATTATTGAAGAGAGTTTAATGGCCATAGGCGCATAA
- a CDS encoding ATP-binding protein produces the protein MSKRISFFNLSIKKILSEDQSILNKARIRLIYYGLLLAFLGLLAVIPNVYSEQARMQTNLSVLLLVCLLGLFKYFTYRPDFEAVSHALLVLGSFLVLTVVYVVFQDVNIIVIQLVILIILFGYYMLGLKWGTIYSLINVAPILIYLVWVDANHFLTHLRPEKLDGYTVTVVMFFNFILIIFIQGHFYGAFLKNIEQLKDFANSEKQLNEKLGYAMQRLEKSSQVQSEFLSTMSHEIRTPLNAVIGMSNLLLMEGPRPDQKENLEILRFSAGNLLTLVNDVLDFNKIESGKITFENIKFNLDELMQNICGGQMMKAHEKGLGFKLDIDEYVQNRYLIGDPTRLSQIIFNLITNAIKFTTRGGVAVTVECVEDRHNEATIRFAIRDSGIGIAQDKIVSIFEPFTQESITTTRQFGGTGLGLSIVKRLLDLKGGSIEVTSEIGVGSEFSVLLEFPVSTDVMATEEKIKKLAVPENKEKSRGGNDFQISNLQVLIAEDNAVNVMLMKKLFSKWGITPVIAENGERAIELLQYGNFDVILMDLQMPVLDGLEATKIIRKMPDSKKANIPIIALTASALFDVKDKVYNSGMNDYVSKPFKPNELLEKILSLVGVD, from the coding sequence ATGAGCAAAAGAATAAGTTTTTTTAACTTATCGATTAAAAAAATACTGTCTGAGGATCAGTCAATTCTTAACAAGGCACGTATACGTTTAATTTATTACGGTTTATTGCTTGCTTTTTTGGGGCTATTGGCTGTTATACCCAATGTATACAGTGAGCAGGCCCGCATGCAAACCAATTTGAGTGTTTTGTTGCTGGTGTGCCTGTTGGGTTTATTTAAATACTTTACCTACCGGCCAGATTTTGAAGCTGTATCGCATGCATTACTGGTGTTGGGCTCATTTTTGGTTTTAACGGTTGTATATGTAGTTTTTCAGGATGTTAACATTATTGTTATACAGTTAGTTATACTTATAATACTGTTTGGGTACTATATGCTGGGGTTAAAATGGGGCACCATTTACTCGTTAATTAATGTAGCACCAATTTTAATTTACCTGGTTTGGGTTGATGCTAACCACTTTTTGACCCACCTTAGGCCCGAAAAACTGGATGGTTATACCGTTACAGTGGTCATGTTTTTCAATTTTATATTAATTATATTTATTCAGGGGCATTTTTATGGTGCTTTTTTGAAGAACATAGAGCAATTGAAAGATTTTGCCAATTCGGAAAAGCAACTCAACGAAAAGTTGGGTTATGCCATGCAACGGCTGGAAAAATCCTCGCAGGTTCAGTCGGAGTTTCTGTCTACCATGTCGCACGAAATTCGCACGCCATTAAACGCCGTAATAGGCATGAGCAATTTGCTTTTAATGGAAGGTCCGCGTCCGGATCAGAAAGAGAATCTGGAAATTTTGCGTTTCTCGGCTGGTAATTTGTTAACACTGGTTAACGATGTGCTTGATTTTAACAAAATAGAATCAGGAAAAATAACCTTCGAGAACATTAAGTTTAACCTTGATGAACTGATGCAAAATATCTGCGGTGGCCAAATGATGAAGGCGCATGAGAAAGGCCTCGGCTTTAAGCTTGATATTGACGAATATGTGCAAAATAGGTATCTCATCGGCGATCCAACCCGTTTGTCGCAAATTATTTTTAACCTCATTACCAATGCTATTAAGTTCACCACACGTGGCGGTGTAGCGGTAACTGTTGAGTGTGTTGAAGACAGGCATAACGAAGCTACCATTCGTTTTGCTATCCGCGATTCGGGCATAGGCATAGCTCAGGATAAAATTGTATCAATTTTTGAACCCTTTACCCAAGAATCTATCACCACCACCAGGCAGTTTGGTGGTACAGGTTTGGGTTTATCAATTGTGAAGCGTTTGCTTGATTTGAAGGGAGGCAGTATAGAGGTAACTAGCGAAATTGGTGTAGGGTCGGAATTTTCGGTATTGTTGGAGTTTCCGGTATCAACCGATGTGATGGCTACAGAAGAGAAGATAAAAAAACTTGCCGTTCCGGAAAATAAAGAAAAAAGCAGGGGCGGGAATGATTTTCAAATTAGTAATTTGCAAGTGTTAATTGCCGAAGATAACGCGGTTAACGTAATGCTGATGAAGAAACTGTTTTCTAAATGGGGTATTACGCCGGTAATTGCCGAAAACGGTGAACGCGCTATTGAACTTTTGCAATACGGTAATTTTGATGTGATATTGATGGATTTGCAAATGCCGGTCCTGGATGGATTGGAAGCTACTAAAATTATCCGTAAAATGCCCGATTCTAAAAAGGCAAATATCCCTATCATAGCCCTTACCGCATCTGCCTTGTTTGATGTTAAAGACAAGGTGTATAACTCGGGAATGAACGATTATGTATCCAAGCCGTTTAAACCAAACGAGTTGCTCGAAAAAATATTGAGTTTGGTAGGTGTTGATTAA
- a CDS encoding type I restriction enzyme HsdR N-terminal domain-containing protein, whose product MLEPLNLPPYPFKITNQNGTLFLFDEIRKKDVVLTPEEWVRQHFVQYLIKEKNFPRSLIKLEGGLKLNGNARRTDIVIFNNKGEKVLLVECKAPQVKVTQQVFDQVARYNWVHKIPLIAVTNGLQHYYCKIDFAKQRYDFIPSLSNYRDL is encoded by the coding sequence TGTTAGAGCCCTTAAATCTCCCTCCCTACCCTTTCAAAATAACCAACCAAAACGGCACCTTGTTTTTGTTTGATGAGATCAGGAAAAAGGATGTGGTGTTAACTCCCGAAGAATGGGTGAGGCAGCATTTTGTGCAATATTTAATTAAAGAAAAAAACTTTCCGCGCTCATTAATCAAGCTTGAAGGCGGCCTTAAACTAAACGGCAACGCCCGGCGCACGGATATTGTAATATTTAATAACAAAGGCGAAAAGGTATTACTTGTAGAATGTAAAGCACCCCAGGTAAAAGTTACCCAGCAGGTGTTTGACCAGGTTGCACGCTACAATTGGGTACACAAAATACCTTTAATTGCCGTTACCAATGGCCTGCAGCATTATTATTGCAAAATTGATTTTGCTAAACAGCGATATGATTTTATACCCAGCCTTAGCAACTACAGGGATCTTTAA